Genomic segment of Cronobacter dublinensis subsp. dublinensis LMG 23823:
TCCACCCAACACTTTCTCTTTCGGCGTATCACACATCTGGCCGTTAACCAGTACGCGCTGGTCAAGGATCCATTCTTTTATGCGTGAACGTGAATAATCCGGGAACAATTCGGCCAAAGCCTGATCTAAGCGTTGACCGAGCTGTGACTCGGACACCGTTGCGGTGAGTTGTACTCGTTGTGCCATATACAGCTTCTTCGTTAACGTTGGGTTTTACGGCTTTGCCGTTTAATATAGTGTGCTATTGTAGCTGGTCTTAATCGGGAGCTGGAACTGTGAAACTCCCGCATAACATCTGAGGAAAGTCAAAACGTCATGACGCGCATGAAATATCTGGTGGCAGCCGCCACGTTGAGCCTGGCTTTGGCGGGCTGCTCCGGTTCTAAGGAAGAGGTGCCCGATAATCCGCCTTCAGAGATCTACGCGACTGCGCAGCAAAAGCTGCAGGACGGTAACTGGAAAGCGGCAATAACGCAACTGGAAGCGTTAGATAACCGTTATCCGTTTGGCCCATATTCTCAGCAGGTACAGCTGGATCTGATCTACGCCTATTATAAAAATGCCGATCTGCCGCTGGCCCAGGCCGCTATTGACCGTTTCCTTCGCCTTAACCCGACGCATCCGAATATCGACTACGTCATTTACATGCGCGGCCTGACCAATATGGCGCTCGACGACAGCGCGCTGCAGGGCTTCTTCGGCGTCGATCGTAGTGACCGCGACCCGCAACATGCGCGCGACGCGTTCCGCGACTTCTCGAAACTGGTGCGTGGCTACCCGCAGAGCCAGTATTCAACCGATGCGACCAAACGTCTGGTCTACCTGAAAGACCGTCTGTCCAAATATGAGCTTTCCGTTGCGCAATATTACACCAAACGCGGCGCGTGGGTGGCGGTGGTTAACCGTGTGGAAGGCATGCTGCGTGATTACCCGGATACCAAAGCAACCCGCGAAGGGCTGGGCCTGATGGAAAACGCTTATCGCGAGCTGCAGCTTAACGCGCAGGCCGATAAAGTAGCGAAAATCATCGCAGCTAATAACACCGGCGCCTGATTGTCACTTCAGCGTAAAAAGCCAGCCCGGTGGGCTGGCTTTTTTTATGGCGTTTACTCGCCCGTCCAGCCTGACCCGTCGATAAAAATCACCCGGTCATCCAGCCACTGACGCACAATGTTGTCAGCGCCTTTGCGGGCATTCTCCGCAGTCCAGCCGCGATCGTTTTGCAGCCACGCTTGTGTCGCTTTTCGCGCAGGCTCAATCGCCGCCAGCGCTTTCTCACGCTGCGCTTTCGGCCATGCCGCGTCGTCTTTCCACTCGCGGATCTCCTGCTCGGGATCCTGCTGTTTTTTATCCTGAGCGGCAACGTTAAGGTAGTCTTCCGGTTTTACCGTCACATGCAGTTCGAATATTTCCCAGTCCGCATAGCTGGAGTACTTGATGGTGCCGGCGCCATCGCTGGCTTTCTCTAACGGCTCGCTGAATGCCTCGTTCAATGCAGTCCAGGCAGGCGAGTCGAAAATCACATCCTGCGGCTTACAGATGGGCGCAAAACCGTCACGCGTCGAGCCATACAGCGAACCGAACGCCTCGTAGGCCGCCTGCCCCTGAGCTTCAAAAATAAAGCAGTGCACGTAAGGACGGTCATCGTCGTTATCACGCTGATAGTCCATTTTTTCGATATTCATACGCAGAAGCGTCAGCACCGCCTTGTCTTTACTCTCTTTCGGATCCTTTTCGATATCCTTCATGATGGAGTAAGCAAAGTCATCGTCGCGCAGCCCGTCCAGCGCCATCTGATGACGTTTACTGGCTTCCTGGGCCGTCACGCCGCTGGCTGGCACGAAATGATTCAGGTAAACCAGCCACGCCGAAGCAAGCGGCGTCTGGTAGGCGCGCAGTTTATCAGCGGCGTTAACCGGCGAATCCGGGATCAGGCTGACTGCCGTATCGAAGTCATGCGTGGCGCGGCGCGCCATATCGTTGAGCGTCCCGGCGCGCGTTTTCATCGTGTCGGTCAGGCAGGCCTGAATCTCATTAGCGCTACCTGCGCAGGCGTTACGGGTTTTCAGCCAGGCGCGCTGTTCGATACGTAACGCCGCGGCTTCCTGCGCGGGCAGGCTGCCCATCGCACGCAGGTAATCATCGTTAATTTTGCTGTCGAGTTCGCCGAGCGTCTGCTGCTGGCAAATGGCGTGTTCGACGGGCGTGCCTGCTTTATCGCAATCAAAAGACGCGGCAACAGCGGGGCTTGCGCCGCAGGCGAGCGTAACGCACAAAGCGAGACGACGAAGCGTCGTCAGCCGGAAGGTGGCTTTCATAACAATCCTTTTCAAGTAAAGACCTGCGAGTCGGGCAGAAGTCGCGCGCTATTATTGCTTAAGGCAGGAATTTCGAGGAGCTCTTAAAAAAGGTATACGCGAAAATTGCTAAAAAACAGCCAGAGAGGTGGTAGTGCTGAAAGTGTGTGCAAAGAAGCCTGGCGAGTTAACTCATCGACTATGACCGCTTTTCATGAGGGCGACAAGCGAAATCTGCCCTCTTCCTGTCCTGTCTCACAAAAGCGTTTCATTGACAAAAAGTGACAAAATTAAGTGATCTTAATCACACAAATTGACGCTGTGGCGGTTATGCTAAAATTACCAAGACGGGAAAGACAAGAGGTAACATTTATGACAATGAACATTACCAGCAAACAGATGGAAATCACCCCCGCTATCCGCCAGCACGTCGCCGACCGTCTCGCCAAACTTGAAAAATGGCAAACTCATCTGATTAATCCGCATATCATTTTATCTAAAGAACCCCAGGGGTTCGTCGCTGACGCCACCATCAATACGCCCAACGGCCATCTGGTCGCCAGCGCTAAACATGAAGATATGTACACGGCCATCAACGAATTAATTAACAAGCTGGAAAGGCAACTGAATAAAGTCCAGCACAAAGGTGAAGCCCGCCGTACCACCGGCTCGGTGAAAGACGCCAACTTCGCTGAAGTCGAAGAAGAAGAGTAATACCCCCTGCGTCATCCTTTACCACGCGCCTTCGGGCGCGTTTTTTATTGACAGAACAAAAAGGGAGCGGGTACTTTACCGGTATGCTTTTTAAGGAAACACTCATGAAACAACACCCGTTTTTCTTCGCTTTCTTTTTTACCTTCCCCTGAACGGGAGGCGTGTCGTCGTATCAGAAAGCAAGCGAAGACGAACTAACAGGCCTCCCACTCCGGGGGGCCTTTTTTATGGCTATACACAAGGTGGCGTTATGACTGCGGAAAACCCGTTGCTGGCCCTGCGCGATAAAATTAGCGCGCTGGATGAACAATTACTCGCCCTGCTGGCGCAACGCCGGGCGCTGGCAGTTGACGTGGGTAAAGCGAAACTCGCCACCCATCGGCCAGTGAGGGATATCGATCGCGAGCGCGATCTGCTGGAGCGGCTGATTGACATCGGCAAAGCCCATCATCTCGACGCACATTACATCACCCGGCTCTTTCAGCTCATTATCGAAGACTCCGTGCTCACACAGCAGGCGCTCCTTCAGCAGCATCTTAACCAGACTAACCCGCACTCTGCCCGCGTCGCGTTTCTCGGCCCGAAAGGCTCCTACTCGCACCTTGCCGCCCGTCAATATGCCGCCCGCCATTTCGATCAGTTTATTGAAAGCGGCTGCGCGAAATTCCACGACATTTTCAACCAGGTCGAAACGGGTCAGGCCGATTACGCTGTAGTGCCTATTGAAAACACCAGCTCCGGCGCGATCAACGACGTCTACGACCTGCTGCAACACACTAGCCTGTCGATTGTCGGCGAGCTGACGCTGCCTATCGACCACTGCGTGCTGGTCTCCACCTCCACCACGCTTGAGAAAATTGAAACCGTCTACAGCCATCCGCAGCCTTTCCAGCAGTGCAGCCAGTTCCTCAAGCGCTACCCGAACTGGAAAATCGAGTATTGCGAAAGCACCGCGGCGGCAATGGAGAAAGTAGCGCATGCGAATTCGCCGTATGTCGCCGCCCTCGGCAGCGAGGCGGGCGGCGCGCTGTACGGCTTGCAGGTGCTGGAGCGCAATCTCGCCAACCAGACCCAAAACATTACCCGTTTTGTGGTGCTGGCCCGTAAGGCGATTAATGTTTCCGATCAGGTCCCGGCGAAAACCACGCTGCTGATGGCGACAGGACAACAGGCTGGCGCGCTGGTCGAAGCGCTGCTGGTGCTGCGTAATCACAACCTGATGATGACGAAGCTGGAATCGCGCCCGATTAACGGCAACCCGTGGGAAGAGATGTTCTATCTGGATATCCAGGCGAATCTTCAGGACGCGCCGATGCAGCTGGCGCTGAAAGAGCTGACGGAGATTACGCGCTCAATGAAAGTGCTGGGCTGCTACCCCAGCGAAAATGTCGTGCCGGTAGACCCGGCATAAGGTAACGCGGCCGGACGCCCCGGCCGCTTTTTTCACCCTTTAAATTTCGGCTTCGGCACACCGGCGACCAGCGTTTCCAGCGTGAAAATCGCGCCTGAGAGCGGACGCTGCGCCAGTTCTTCCTGCTCCATATTTTCCCGCGTGGTGGTGATATAGAGCGTTTTCATATCCGCCCCGCCAAAACAGACCATCGTCGGGCAGCGCACCGGCAGCCTGTGCTCTTCAAGTTGTTCGCCCTGCGGGGAGAACCGCGCGATGCGGTGGCCATCAAACAGCGCCGTCCAGTAACAGCCTTCGACATCCAGCGCCGCGCCGTCCGGGATGCCCTCGCCTTCGCCGAAGGTTCTGAATACCTCGCGCTTGCCCGGCTCGCCCTGCTCATCCAACGGCGTGCGATAAATCACGCCTTTCGGCGTATCTGAGGTATACATCCAGCGCTTGTCCGGGCTGAACGCCAGGCCATTGGCACCGTGAATATCGCTCTGAATGACATGCGCGCTCAGATCGTTATCGACGCGCACCAGCAGCGCGCCTTTGTAATCGCCCGGTGCCCAGAAAGTACCGGCGTAAAAACGTCCGTCGCTATCGGTACCGCCGTCGTTAAAACGCGCCAGCGCCGGATTATTGGGGTTGTCGCAAATTTTGCGCCCCAGAATGCCGCGCTCGTCGGCAAGCCAGATGCCGCTTCGCAGCGCGACGATAAAACCGCCTTTTTCACGCAGCGCGAAACAGCCCACCTCTTCCGGAAACTGCCAGACCCGGTGTTCGCCGCTGTGCGGGTGGTAGCGATGGATCTCCTGCTCCAGGATATCGGCCCAGTAGAGCGCCTGCTCCTGCGCGTCCCAGGTCGGGCATTCCGGCAGGTGACCGGTATAATCAAACAACAGCTGCGGTTGCGCCATTTCGTTCATCCTTTTTCGCCATAAAAAAAGCCAGCGGACTGGCCCACTGGCTTTTGAGTATAAGCGGCTTTTGCGTTACTGGCGGCTGTCGTTTGCCTGACGCAGCAGCGTGCGGCTCTCCTGCTGGAACCGCTTCGCATAATCGCCGAACCAGTGCTCGACTTTGCGGAAGCTGTCGATAAAGGCGCGTTTGTCGCCCTGCTCCAGCAGTCCAATCGCCTCGCCGAACCGCTGGTAGTAACGCTTGATAAGCGACAGGTTACCCGGCGACGACATAATAATATCCGCGTAAAGCTGCGGGTCCTGCGCAAAGAGGCGGCCCACCATCGCAAGCTCCAGCCGGTAAATCGGCGAGGAGAGCGCCAGCAGCTGCTCCAGCTGCACATTTTCTTCGGCCAGATGCAGACCGTAGGCAAATGTCGCGAAGTGGCGCAGCGCCTGGATAAACGCCATGTTCTGATCGTGCTCTACCGCGCTGATGCGGTGCAGCCGCGCGCCCCAGACCTGGATTTGCTCAAGGAACCACTGATACGCCTCTGGCTTGCGCCCGTCGCAGTAGACCACCACCTGTTTGGCAAGGCTGCCGCTGTCCGGCCCGAACATGGGGTGCAGGCCAAGCACCGGGCCGTGATGCACTTCCAGCATCGCCTGCAGCGGCACGTTTTTCACCGACGTTAAATCCACCAGCACGCAATCTTCCGGTAGCGGCGGTAGTTTGCGGATAACCGCTTCCGTCAGGTGCACCGGCACGCTGACGATAACCATACCGGCGTCGGCGCACAGCGTCGCGGCCTGCGGCCAGTCCTGCTGCTCCAGAATTCGCACCTGATAACCGGAGAGCGTCAGCATTTTTTCAAACAGCTGGCCCATCTGCCCGCCGCCGCCGACAATTACCACGGGGCGCAGCGCCGGGTTAAGCGTTTTAAAACCTTTATCGTTTTCGCTGGAATACGACTCGCGCATTACGCGCCGCAACACATCTTCGATAAGATCCGGCGGCACGCCGAGCGACTCGGCCTCTTCACGGCGCGACGCCAGCATAGAGGCTTCGCGCTCCGGCACATAAATCGGCAGGCCGTAACAGCTTTTTACTTCACCGACTTCCGCCACCAGCTCCAGACGGCGCGCCAGCAGCCCCAGCAGCGCCTTATCCACTTCATCGATTTGATCGCGCAGCGCGGTCAGTTCAGCCACCATCGTTAACCCCTTACGCCAGACGCTCAGCAAGCGCCCCTTGCAGATCCTGATGAAGCTCGCGCAGCAGCGCTTCCGTGGTTTCCCAGCTGATGCAGGCATCCGTCACGGAAACGCCGTATTTCATGGCGCTGCGTGGCTGTTCGGAAGACTGATTGCCTTCGTGAATATGGCTTTCAATCATCAGGCCGATAATCGACCGGTTGCCGTCTTTGATCTGCGCA
This window contains:
- a CDS encoding lysozyme inhibitor LprI family protein, with translation MKATFRLTTLRRLALCVTLACGASPAVAASFDCDKAGTPVEHAICQQQTLGELDSKINDDYLRAMGSLPAQEAAALRIEQRAWLKTRNACAGSANEIQACLTDTMKTRAGTLNDMARRATHDFDTAVSLIPDSPVNAADKLRAYQTPLASAWLVYLNHFVPASGVTAQEASKRHQMALDGLRDDDFAYSIMKDIEKDPKESKDKAVLTLLRMNIEKMDYQRDNDDDRPYVHCFIFEAQGQAAYEAFGSLYGSTRDGFAPICKPQDVIFDSPAWTALNEAFSEPLEKASDGAGTIKYSSYADWEIFELHVTVKPEDYLNVAAQDKKQQDPEQEIREWKDDAAWPKAQREKALAAIEPARKATQAWLQNDRGWTAENARKGADNIVRQWLDDRVIFIDGSGWTGE
- a CDS encoding SMP-30/gluconolactonase/LRE family protein, with translation MAQPQLLFDYTGHLPECPTWDAQEQALYWADILEQEIHRYHPHSGEHRVWQFPEEVGCFALREKGGFIVALRSGIWLADERGILGRKICDNPNNPALARFNDGGTDSDGRFYAGTFWAPGDYKGALLVRVDNDLSAHVIQSDIHGANGLAFSPDKRWMYTSDTPKGVIYRTPLDEQGEPGKREVFRTFGEGEGIPDGAALDVEGCYWTALFDGHRIARFSPQGEQLEEHRLPVRCPTMVCFGGADMKTLYITTTRENMEQEELAQRPLSGAIFTLETLVAGVPKPKFKG
- the tyrA gene encoding bifunctional chorismate mutase/prephenate dehydrogenase; this translates as MVAELTALRDQIDEVDKALLGLLARRLELVAEVGEVKSCYGLPIYVPEREASMLASRREEAESLGVPPDLIEDVLRRVMRESYSSENDKGFKTLNPALRPVVIVGGGGQMGQLFEKMLTLSGYQVRILEQQDWPQAATLCADAGMVIVSVPVHLTEAVIRKLPPLPEDCVLVDLTSVKNVPLQAMLEVHHGPVLGLHPMFGPDSGSLAKQVVVYCDGRKPEAYQWFLEQIQVWGARLHRISAVEHDQNMAFIQALRHFATFAYGLHLAEENVQLEQLLALSSPIYRLELAMVGRLFAQDPQLYADIIMSSPGNLSLIKRYYQRFGEAIGLLEQGDKRAFIDSFRKVEHWFGDYAKRFQQESRTLLRQANDSRQ
- the bamD gene encoding outer membrane protein assembly factor BamD encodes the protein MTRMKYLVAAATLSLALAGCSGSKEEVPDNPPSEIYATAQQKLQDGNWKAAITQLEALDNRYPFGPYSQQVQLDLIYAYYKNADLPLAQAAIDRFLRLNPTHPNIDYVIYMRGLTNMALDDSALQGFFGVDRSDRDPQHARDAFRDFSKLVRGYPQSQYSTDATKRLVYLKDRLSKYELSVAQYYTKRGAWVAVVNRVEGMLRDYPDTKATREGLGLMENAYRELQLNAQADKVAKIIAANNTGA
- the pheL gene encoding pheA operon leader peptide PheL; translation: MKQHPFFFAFFFTFP
- the raiA gene encoding ribosome-associated translation inhibitor RaiA; this translates as MTMNITSKQMEITPAIRQHVADRLAKLEKWQTHLINPHIILSKEPQGFVADATINTPNGHLVASAKHEDMYTAINELINKLERQLNKVQHKGEARRTTGSVKDANFAEVEEEE
- the pheA gene encoding bifunctional chorismate mutase/prephenate dehydratase; amino-acid sequence: MTAENPLLALRDKISALDEQLLALLAQRRALAVDVGKAKLATHRPVRDIDRERDLLERLIDIGKAHHLDAHYITRLFQLIIEDSVLTQQALLQQHLNQTNPHSARVAFLGPKGSYSHLAARQYAARHFDQFIESGCAKFHDIFNQVETGQADYAVVPIENTSSGAINDVYDLLQHTSLSIVGELTLPIDHCVLVSTSTTLEKIETVYSHPQPFQQCSQFLKRYPNWKIEYCESTAAAMEKVAHANSPYVAALGSEAGGALYGLQVLERNLANQTQNITRFVVLARKAINVSDQVPAKTTLLMATGQQAGALVEALLVLRNHNLMMTKLESRPINGNPWEEMFYLDIQANLQDAPMQLALKELTEITRSMKVLGCYPSENVVPVDPA